The genomic interval AGGTTGCGGCCACGGCCGCGTCGATCAATGCCGCGTCATAGAGGTGCTTGCCGACCACGGCCAGTGCACGCATGCGCACCACTGACGCGTTTGCGCCCTTGCGGCTGGTCCGCCCTCGCGCCAAAACTGCCCCAGCAGGAATCGGGCGAAGATATCCATGAACCAGAAACGGATTGCGATCATCGGCGGAGGCCCCGCGGGCCTTGCGGCGGCCGAGCGGATCTCGCTTACCGGCCATGCGGTGACCGTCTATGACGCCATGCCCACCTTCGCCCGCAAGTTCCTGCTGGCCGGCAAATCGGGCCTCAACATCACCCATTCCGAGGACTACATCCGTTTCGTCACACGCTTCGGCACGGCCTCTGTGCGCCTGCGCGCAGCTCTCGACGCTTTCACGCCCAATGATATCAGGGATTGGGCTTCAGGGTTGGGGACCGAAACCTTTGTCGGCTCGTCCGGTCGCGTATTCCCGATAACGATGAAGGCCTCTCCCTTGCTGCGCGCCTGGCTCCGACGGCTCGAGGGCCAGGGTGTTACGCTGCGAACCCGCCATCGCTGGACCGGTTTTGCCGAAGAGGGCTATGTTTTCGAAACGCCGCAAGGGCGCAGCGTCGTCCATTGCGATGCGACTCTACTGGCGCTCGGCGGTGCAAGCTGGCCGCGCCTCGGCTCCGATGCGAGCTGGCTGCCCTGGCTGGCAGAAAGAGGCGTCGAGATCGACCCCTTCCGGCCCGCCAATTGCGGCTTCGTCGTCGGCTGGAGCGAGAGTTTGAGAGAACGTTTCGCCGGCGAGCCGGTAAAGTCAGTTACCGCCAGCTCCGAGGCCGGCACCTTTCCCGGCGAATTCGTCATCACCGGCAGTGGCATCGAGGGCAGCCTGATTTACGCCCATGCCGCCGCTCTGCGCGATCGGCTGCAAAGCCATGGTCGCGCCGTCCTGACGCTTGACCTTGCACCGGGGCGGACGGCCGAAAGACTAACGCGGGACTTGGCGCGACAGGACGTCAAATCAAGCTTCTCGAACCGCCTGCGAAAGGGCGCCGGCATCGATGGCGTCAAGGCGGCGCTGCTGCGCGAACTCGCCCCGGAGCGCGATCGCAGCGATCCCCGGCATCTCGCCGACATGATCAAGGCCCTGCCGATCCCGCTCCTCGACACGAGACCGATCGCCGAGGCGATCTCTTCGGCTGGCGGCATCCGCTGGAGCGGCATTGATGAA from Rhizobium lentis carries:
- a CDS encoding TIGR03862 family flavoprotein; the protein is MNQKRIAIIGGGPAGLAAAERISLTGHAVTVYDAMPTFARKFLLAGKSGLNITHSEDYIRFVTRFGTASVRLRAALDAFTPNDIRDWASGLGTETFVGSSGRVFPITMKASPLLRAWLRRLEGQGVTLRTRHRWTGFAEEGYVFETPQGRSVVHCDATLLALGGASWPRLGSDASWLPWLAERGVEIDPFRPANCGFVVGWSESLRERFAGEPVKSVTASSEAGTFPGEFVITGSGIEGSLIYAHAAALRDRLQSHGRAVLTLDLAPGRTAERLTRDLARQDVKSSFSNRLRKGAGIDGVKAALLRELAPERDRSDPRHLADMIKALPIPLLDTRPIAEAISSAGGIRWSGIDEGFMLKALPGTFVAGEMLDWEAPTGGYLLTACLATGRAAARGIETWLSR